A region of Capsicum annuum cultivar UCD-10X-F1 unplaced genomic scaffold, UCD10Xv1.1 ctg81037, whole genome shotgun sequence DNA encodes the following proteins:
- the LOC124895281 gene encoding (-)-camphene/tricyclene synthase, chloroplastic-like, with protein sequence MNRYNMVTTLMSNVRMLIPMAISRRPPPPKTSSSLACLSMKPQPPLLNQDSPTNLSSPNPVRRSGNYEPTMWDFQFIQSLHNPYAGEKYIKRFNELKKEMKKNLMLIMVEGSSQELEKLELIDNLQRLGISYHFKDEIMQILRSINQHTAPGDSLYSTALKFRLLRQHGFHISQDILNDFKDEQGNFKQSLCEDIKGLLQLYKASFFSMEFDQMPTSLESANTFARSHLKNYLHMNRSTSSNGDFPDRPTVELVRHALELPLHWMMLRVETRWYINIYEKIPISNPLLLELAKLDYNIVQATHQQELRNLSRWWKNSCLAEKLSFTRDRIVEAFLWIAGMMFEPQKNQNCRIMLAKVTAMATVIDDIYDVYGTLD encoded by the exons ATGAATCGATATAATATGGTGACAACATTGATGTCCAACGTGAGGATGCTAATACCTATGGCCATCTCCAGAAGACCTCCACCACCTAAAACTTCCTCTTCACTAGCTTGCCTCTCCATGAAACCTCAACCACCACTACTTAATCAGGACTCTCCTACTAATCTTTCATCGCCTAATCCCGTTAGGCGTTCAGGGAATTACGAGCCTACCATGTGGGATTTTCAGTTCATTCAATCCCTGCACAATCCTTACGCG GGAGAAAAGTATATAAAGCGTTTTAACGAACTGAAGAAGGAAATGAAGAAGAATTTGATGCTAATTATGGTTGAGGGATCATCACAAGAATTAGAAAAGTTGGagctgattgataatttacaaaggCTTGGAATAAGTTACCACTTCAAGGATGAAATCATGCAAATATTGAGGAGCATAAACCAACACACTGCTCCGGGGGATTCATTATACTCTACGGCTCTGAAATTTAGACTCTTGAGACAACATGGTTTTCATATCTCTCAAG atATACTGAACGACTTCAAGGATGAGCAGGGTAACTTCAAGCAAAGTCTTTGTGAAGATATAAAAGGATTGTTACAATTATATAAAGCTTCATTTTTCTCTATGGAATTTGATCAAATGCCTACTTCATTGGAGTCTGCCAATACATTCGCAAGGTCacatctaaagaactatttgcaCATGAATAGGAGTACTAGTTCAAATGGTGATTTTCCAGACAGGCCGACAGTGGAACTAGTGCGCCATGCCCTGGAACTTCCTTTGCATTGGATGATGTTGAGAGTAGAGACAAGGTGGTACATTAACATTTATGAGAAAATCCCAATTTCTAACCCTCTTCTGCTCGAGCTTGCTAAGTTGGATTACAATATTGTGCAAGCAACACACCAACAAGAACTAAGAAATCTATCAAG ATGGTGGAAGAACTCATGCCTAGCAGAAAAATTGTCATTTACAAGGGATAGAATAGTTGAAGCTTTCTTATGGATAGCTGGGATGATGTTT